Below is a window of Williamwhitmania sp. DNA.
TTTTAAGTCGTTTAGAATCTTAACTAGATACTCCACATCATGGCCGTCCACTGGCCCGAAGTAGCGGAAGTTAAGCGATTCAAACAGGTTGCTCTTGTGCAGCAATGCAGATTTAATGGAACCTTCTACCTTCTGAACAACCCTGCGTGCCTTGGGTCCAAGGTTGTTTAACTTTCCAAGAGCATTCCACACATCGGTTTTAACCTTGTTGTAAGTTTTTGAGGTAGTAATATCAAGAAGGTATTCTTTAAGCGCCCCAACGTTCTGGTCAATAGCCATGTTGTTGTCGTTGAGGATTACCAAGATGTTGGCATTGCTGATGCCCGCATTGTTAAGCGCCTCGAAGGCCATACCCCCAGTCATGGAGCCATCGCCAATGATGGCAACCACCTGCCGGCTTTCTCCTTTTTGTTGGGCAGCAATGGCCATGCCGAGAGCGGCAGAAATGGAAGTTGAGGAGTGACCAACTCCAAAGGCATCATAGATGCTTTCACCTCGTTTGGGAAAGCCGCTTAGTCCATTGTATTTTCTGTTTGTGTGGAACTGTTTACGTCGACCAGTAAGTATCTTATGCCCATAAGCCTGATGTCCCACATCCCAAATCAGCCTATCTTCAGGAGTGTTGAATACGTAATGAAGGGCCACGGTAAGTTCTACCACACCTAGACTTGCACCAAAATGGCCCGGATTTGCCGAAACCGAATCGATTATAAATTCCCTAAGTTCGGAGCAAACTTGCACAAGCTTATCTTCCTCTAACTTCTTTAGGTCGGAGGGGGTATCTATATTTTCCAAAAGAGGATAATGCCCTGACATTTTTTTATGGTTGGAGCAGAGGTAATATGTGGTTTAAACGACTCAGTATATAATCTGT
It encodes the following:
- a CDS encoding 1-deoxy-D-xylulose-5-phosphate synthase N-terminal domain-containing protein, whose translation is MSGHYPLLENIDTPSDLKKLEEDKLVQVCSELREFIIDSVSANPGHFGASLGVVELTVALHYVFNTPEDRLIWDVGHQAYGHKILTGRRKQFHTNRKYNGLSGFPKRGESIYDAFGVGHSSTSISAALGMAIAAQQKGESRQVVAIIGDGSMTGGMAFEALNNAGISNANILVILNDNNMAIDQNVGALKEYLLDITTSKTYNKVKTDVWNALGKLNNLGPKARRVVQKVEGSIKSALLHKSNLFESLNFRYFGPVDGHDVEYLVKILNDLK